In Penaeus monodon isolate SGIC_2016 chromosome 15, NSTDA_Pmon_1, whole genome shotgun sequence, a genomic segment contains:
- the LOC119582176 gene encoding uncharacterized protein LOC119582176: MLRVAFLLAVVCSSLAHDSFAKKYAYTKVMTNCFGEERYYNWTKEVFKAVKQCYNAEINLPAEDDSGESSEEKSEEAFRGSPVFFQVFYTPQEQGGDQDQKFPFSLPFKAISQRQKREVMYDGPLLKKMVEKVKAKVSNFTCVLKKMKVVDDEFNLDYEEMIKVRTEVPIDDTLKNELVKTINHCKKFTNAWPLEDSGSPMPKKLQEIVAFVKCEKKARLKACMKIDLLKHLAEFDLSDFSEAGEASEVEKAEKLLHLLWGFENRDDFQLY; the protein is encoded by the exons ATGCTACGAGTTGCTTTTCTCTTGGCTGTTGTGTGCAGTTCCTTGGCCCACGACAGTTTCGCCAAGAAATATGCCTACACGAAG GTGATGACTAATTGCTTTGGCGAAGAAAGGTATTATAACTGGACCAAAGAAGTGTTCAAAGCAGTGAAACAATGTTATAACGCAGAGATTAACTTACCGGCGGAAGACGATTCTGGGGAAAGTTCGGAGGAAAAG AGTGAAGAAGCGTTCCGTGGGAGTCCCGTGTTCTTTCAAGTGTTCTACACACCCCAAGAACAAGGCGGAGACCAAGACCAGAAATTCCCCTTCAGTCTCCCCTTCAAAGCCATTAGCCAAAGACAG aagcGTGAAGTAATGTACGACGGTCCGTTGTTGAAGAAAATGGTTGAGAAGGTGAAGGCCAAAGTGAGCAACTTCACCTGCGtcttgaagaaaatgaaagtg GTGGATGACGAGTTCAACCTTGATTACGAGGAGATGATCAAAGTCAGGACGGAAGTTCCTATTGATGACACGCTGAAGAACGAACTTGTCAAGACTATTAATCACTGCAAGAAATTCAC AAATGCTTGGCCACTCGAGGACTCAGGTTCCCCGATGCCCAAGAAACTCCAAGAGATCGTAGCCTTTGTGAAGTGCGAGAAAAAGGCGCGGCTGAAGGCCTGTATGAAAATCGACCTCCTGAAGCACCTGGCCGAGTTCGACCTTTCCGACTTCAGTGAGGCTGGAGAGGCGAGCGAGGTCGAGAAAGCTGAGAAACTTCTGCATCTCCTGTGGGGCTTTGAAAACAGGGACGATTTCCAGCTGTACTGA